In a single window of the Verrucomicrobiaceae bacterium genome:
- a CDS encoding amidohydrolase, protein MKSLTPALAALLLLAPASTPFAQELSAQVQAELPSLISLYKELHANPELSMHEVETSTRIASELRSAGLQVTEKVGGHGLVGVLKNGDGPVILVRTDLDALPVTEQTGTDYASKKTVKDDLGREVGVMHACGHDIHMATFIGTARVLAKMKRRWSGTLVMIGQPAEERVLGARLMLRAGLFEKFPRPDKAIALHCASDMPHGTIGIVEGYALANVDTVEIIVKGVGGHGSMPHLSKDPIVLAAQIVLALQTIVSREVRPGDPAVVTVGSIHGGTKSNIISDEVRLQLTLRSYKAETRQHLIDSIKRIVRAQAESAGMPAAKMPEVIVSDDQTPALYNQPALCTAVRGYIGSEIGPDNVLTREPVMGAEDFAEYGLTKEKVPLCMFWLGTQDPRAVLQAKEKATSLPSLHSPLFQPVPAPSIETGVRAMTSAVLGLFRK, encoded by the coding sequence ATGAAATCGCTCACCCCAGCCCTCGCCGCTCTCCTCTTGCTCGCACCCGCATCGACCCCATTCGCCCAGGAGCTTTCCGCCCAGGTCCAGGCAGAGCTCCCCAGCCTCATCAGCCTCTACAAAGAGCTCCACGCCAATCCAGAGCTCTCCATGCACGAGGTCGAAACCTCCACCCGCATCGCCAGCGAGCTCCGCAGCGCCGGACTCCAAGTGACCGAAAAAGTCGGCGGCCATGGCCTTGTCGGCGTCCTAAAAAATGGCGATGGCCCCGTCATTCTCGTTCGCACCGACCTCGATGCCCTCCCCGTCACCGAGCAGACCGGCACCGACTACGCCAGCAAAAAAACCGTCAAGGACGACCTCGGGCGCGAAGTCGGTGTCATGCACGCCTGCGGGCATGACATCCACATGGCCACCTTCATCGGCACCGCCCGTGTCTTGGCCAAAATGAAGCGCCGCTGGAGCGGCACCCTCGTCATGATTGGTCAACCCGCCGAAGAACGCGTGCTCGGAGCCCGCCTCATGCTCCGCGCGGGCCTCTTTGAGAAATTTCCACGCCCAGACAAAGCCATCGCCCTCCACTGCGCCTCCGACATGCCCCACGGCACCATCGGCATCGTCGAAGGCTACGCCCTCGCCAATGTCGATACGGTCGAAATCATCGTCAAAGGCGTCGGCGGTCATGGCTCCATGCCCCACCTCAGCAAAGACCCCATCGTCCTCGCCGCACAGATCGTCCTCGCCTTACAAACCATCGTCAGCCGCGAGGTCCGTCCCGGAGATCCCGCCGTCGTCACCGTCGGCAGCATCCACGGCGGCACCAAAAGCAACATCATCAGCGACGAAGTCCGCCTCCAGCTCACCCTCCGCAGCTACAAAGCAGAAACCCGCCAGCACCTCATCGACTCCATCAAGCGCATCGTCCGTGCCCAGGCAGAATCCGCCGGCATGCCCGCCGCCAAAATGCCCGAAGTCATCGTCTCCGATGACCAAACTCCCGCCCTCTACAACCAGCCCGCCCTTTGCACCGCCGTGCGCGGCTACATCGGCAGCGAAATCGGCCCCGACAACGTCCTCACCCGCGAGCCCGTCATGGGCGCAGAAGACTTCGCCGAATACGGCCTCACCAAAGAAAAAGTCCCCCTTTGCATGTTCTGGCTCGGCACCCAAGATCCGCGAGCCGTCCTCCAAGCGAAGGAAAAAGCCACATCGCTGCCCTCGCTGCACTCCCCACTCTTTCAGCCAGTGCCAGCCCCCAGCATCGAAACCGGCGTCCGCGCCATGACCAGCGCAGTACTCGGCCTTTTCCGCAAATAA
- the eboE gene encoding metabolite traffic protein EboE, translated as MLLNHGIHLGYCTNIHRGETWEETWRGLREHTLRVKERVSGGKPYGIGLRLSEQAARELAAPGRLDEFRAWLDANGCYVFTINGFPYGAFHGTRVKEQVFKPDWASGERLEYTKLLFDLLGKLLPPGVSGSVSTLPASHKTFHPGAEELEAIFQNLRLCREHIERVAEASGHDLHLGLEPEPLGLFETSGETLKFFGLYLDRHPQDRDFFRFVGLNYDTCHLAIEFEEAKAALDRVTGAGIRLSKLHFSSALKLRPTPELIAKLRGFDEPVYFHQVIASYGEEEPLRRFKDLPDALSFAEANPGMLGEEWRVHFHIPIHAQPGGGFDSTRDHLLGAMDWLAKHPTKCQHIEMETYTWEVLPQELRSGDVVDQLVREYDWTLAEMRGRGLA; from the coding sequence ATGCTTTTAAATCATGGCATCCATCTGGGTTACTGCACGAATATCCACCGCGGCGAGACGTGGGAGGAGACGTGGCGCGGGCTGCGTGAGCATACGCTGCGGGTGAAGGAGCGTGTGAGCGGGGGGAAGCCCTATGGCATCGGTCTGCGGCTGAGTGAGCAGGCGGCGCGGGAGCTAGCGGCTCCGGGGCGGCTGGATGAGTTCCGCGCCTGGCTGGATGCGAATGGTTGCTATGTTTTTACGATCAATGGTTTCCCCTACGGGGCTTTTCACGGCACGCGGGTGAAGGAGCAGGTGTTTAAGCCGGATTGGGCCAGTGGTGAGCGCTTGGAGTACACGAAGTTGCTTTTTGATCTGCTGGGAAAGCTGCTGCCACCGGGGGTGAGCGGGAGTGTGAGCACGCTACCGGCCTCGCATAAGACTTTTCATCCTGGGGCGGAGGAGCTGGAGGCGATTTTTCAGAATCTACGTCTGTGCCGCGAGCATATCGAGCGGGTGGCGGAGGCGAGTGGGCATGATTTGCACCTGGGGCTGGAGCCGGAGCCGCTAGGGCTGTTTGAGACGAGCGGGGAGACGCTGAAGTTCTTTGGGCTGTATCTTGATCGGCATCCGCAGGATCGGGATTTCTTCCGCTTTGTGGGTCTGAATTACGATACGTGCCATTTGGCGATCGAGTTCGAGGAGGCAAAGGCGGCGCTGGATCGTGTGACGGGTGCGGGTATCCGACTGAGTAAGCTGCATTTCAGCTCTGCGCTGAAGCTACGGCCGACGCCGGAGCTGATCGCGAAGCTGCGGGGCTTTGATGAGCCGGTGTATTTTCATCAAGTGATCGCGAGCTATGGTGAGGAGGAGCCGCTGCGGAGATTCAAGGATCTGCCGGATGCGCTTTCTTTTGCAGAGGCGAATCCTGGGATGCTAGGGGAGGAGTGGCGGGTGCATTTCCACATCCCGATCCATGCGCAGCCTGGGGGCGGTTTTGATAGCACGCGGGATCACCTGCTGGGGGCGATGGATTGGCTGGCGAAGCATCCGACGAAGTGCCAGCACATCGAGATGGAGACCTATACCTGGGAGGTGCTGCCGCAGGAGCTACGCAGTGGTGATGTGGTGGATCAACTGGTGCGTGAGTATGACTGGACGCTGGCGGAGATGCGCGGCCGCGGTCTCGCGTGA
- a CDS encoding DUF3520 domain-containing protein has protein sequence MAPAANPAPKPVLVAETAPKAPPAAQSPTKPIIAAKPEITQPAPQAPTVPELGFSTPAGASSTFASTTKQPAGQFSLRPALIKAPSPPRDPTALAAPLLTDAKTASTVTKSPELLIHSWKSEIATCPWNPDHRLLRIVIQLPSNQSAVTTAKNASYPVSISFDPLSVKQYRLLSERHLPAADLSSAGTQIIWYEFQPNSKSDINSKTGRQIASVSVFGARFTTQAVGPFDSSRLQVLDRGYTLENARDDFVFESAVIGFGLLMRGAEQVGHLDHDLVLDLARRAKNSATSDERTRFIRLLEDTRRAIGLGL, from the coding sequence TTGGCCCCAGCAGCCAATCCGGCCCCAAAACCCGTTTTAGTCGCCGAAACAGCCCCCAAAGCCCCTCCAGCAGCCCAATCGCCCACCAAGCCCATCATCGCCGCGAAGCCTGAAATCACCCAACCTGCCCCTCAGGCCCCAACCGTGCCAGAACTCGGCTTCAGCACGCCCGCAGGAGCCAGCAGCACCTTCGCCAGCACCACCAAGCAGCCTGCTGGTCAATTCAGTCTCCGCCCTGCACTCATCAAGGCCCCCAGCCCGCCGCGAGATCCCACCGCCCTCGCCGCCCCCCTCCTCACAGACGCCAAAACCGCCTCCACCGTCACCAAATCCCCCGAGCTACTCATCCATTCCTGGAAATCCGAAATCGCCACCTGCCCCTGGAACCCAGACCACCGCCTCCTCCGCATCGTCATCCAGCTCCCCTCCAATCAAAGCGCCGTCACCACCGCCAAGAACGCCTCCTATCCCGTCAGCATCTCCTTTGACCCCCTCAGCGTAAAACAATACCGCCTCCTCAGTGAGCGTCACCTCCCCGCCGCAGACCTCAGCAGCGCAGGCACCCAGATCATTTGGTACGAATTCCAGCCCAACAGCAAAAGCGACATCAACAGCAAAACAGGCCGCCAAATCGCCAGCGTCTCCGTCTTTGGTGCACGCTTCACCACCCAGGCCGTCGGCCCCTTCGACAGCAGCCGCCTCCAAGTCCTCGATCGTGGCTACACCCTCGAAAACGCCCGCGACGACTTCGTCTTTGAATCCGCCGTCATCGGCTTCGGCCTCCTCATGCGTGGCGCAGAGCAGGTCGGCCACCTCGATCACGATCTCGTGCTCGATCTCGCCCGCCGAGCGAAAAACTCCGCCACCAGCGACGAGCGCACACGCTTCATCCGCCTGCTGGAGGACACCCGCCGCGCCATCGGCCTCGGTTTATAA
- a CDS encoding sigma-70 family RNA polymerase sigma factor produces the protein MPAQHDQDEASVLVRRALDQYETQLIAYAAGILGGDIDRGRDVVQDSLLRLYLTEPAKVRDNLKSWLYTVCRNRALDILRKEQRIDLGEDAILEAEPSHEPDPRQSAIQREQCEGVWHCVDQLRPNQREIIRLKFLHDCSYQEIADITGLTTGNVGFIMHHAIKKLREILSQDLSETHPSLSK, from the coding sequence ATGCCCGCCCAACACGACCAGGATGAAGCCTCCGTTTTGGTGCGTCGAGCACTCGACCAATATGAAACGCAGCTCATCGCCTACGCCGCTGGCATCCTCGGGGGAGACATCGACCGGGGGCGCGACGTCGTGCAGGACTCCCTGCTGCGCCTCTACCTCACCGAGCCCGCCAAAGTCCGCGACAACCTCAAATCCTGGCTCTACACCGTCTGTCGGAACCGCGCCCTCGACATCCTCCGTAAAGAACAGCGCATCGACCTTGGCGAAGACGCCATCCTCGAAGCCGAGCCCTCCCACGAGCCCGATCCTCGCCAAAGTGCCATCCAGCGTGAGCAATGCGAAGGCGTCTGGCACTGCGTCGATCAGCTCCGCCCCAACCAGCGCGAAATCATCCGTCTCAAATTCCTCCACGACTGCTCCTACCAGGAAATCGCCGACATCACCGGCCTCACCACCGGCAACGTCGGCTTCATCATGCATCACGCCATCAAGAAACTGCGCGAGATCCTGAGCCAAGACCTCTCCGAAACGCATCCCTCTCTCTCGAAATGA
- a CDS encoding sensor histidine kinase, with translation MRPEWGMQQVVTPTIQQPAERAGEWPWTRLGQRMTQAMRRQKPALVAFCTALLTVAMGWLDHQTTWEVSLFVFYAVPVIIAVWWAGSAAGIFITILSGVIWWLANLETHPYETMLGYLWATLSRVVFFAVVGYAATSVRNKQEADAARIQALEERRQLEADIVAVSEHEQQRIGQDLHDGLCQHLAAIGLAARSLADDLRTQHLTSAQDAELIQQSIYEAVREARGMARGIFPVHVDHHGLAVALSDLAANTTRLTGIQIEVTEEGETQISPPEAAMHLYRIAQEAVANAVRHGGAQEVKIHLQGEPGFILLDVVDNGKGIQIDQQSGPQQGMGLRTMRYRAQMMGAAFQINNLPTRGTHIRCAVPVTRV, from the coding sequence ATGCGTCCAGAATGGGGCATGCAGCAAGTCGTCACCCCCACGATCCAACAACCTGCCGAGAGAGCAGGTGAGTGGCCGTGGACTAGGCTGGGGCAACGAATGACGCAGGCCATGCGGAGACAAAAGCCTGCTCTAGTGGCCTTTTGCACCGCACTGCTGACCGTAGCGATGGGGTGGCTCGATCACCAAACTACCTGGGAGGTGAGCTTATTCGTCTTTTACGCTGTGCCGGTAATCATCGCTGTCTGGTGGGCGGGGTCTGCGGCTGGCATTTTCATCACCATCCTCAGCGGGGTCATCTGGTGGCTGGCGAATCTGGAGACGCATCCTTATGAAACGATGCTGGGATATCTTTGGGCCACCCTGAGTCGAGTCGTCTTTTTTGCCGTCGTGGGCTACGCCGCCACCTCCGTGCGCAACAAACAGGAAGCTGATGCCGCACGCATCCAGGCACTGGAGGAGCGCCGCCAACTGGAGGCAGACATCGTCGCCGTCAGTGAACATGAGCAGCAGCGCATCGGGCAGGATCTGCATGATGGTCTCTGTCAACACCTCGCGGCCATCGGCCTAGCAGCTCGCTCACTTGCCGATGATCTGCGCACCCAACATCTCACGTCTGCCCAGGATGCAGAATTGATCCAGCAGTCCATCTATGAAGCCGTGCGTGAAGCACGAGGCATGGCACGCGGTATTTTCCCCGTGCATGTGGATCATCACGGACTGGCCGTAGCCCTCAGTGATTTAGCGGCAAACACGACACGACTTACCGGCATCCAAATCGAAGTGACCGAGGAGGGAGAAACTCAAATCTCTCCACCCGAGGCCGCCATGCACCTCTACCGAATCGCCCAAGAAGCAGTGGCCAACGCCGTTCGACATGGCGGCGCACAAGAAGTCAAAATACACCTCCAAGGCGAGCCCGGATTCATTTTGTTGGATGTAGTGGACAACGGCAAAGGTATTCAAATCGATCAACAGTCTGGCCCACAACAGGGCATGGGATTGCGCACCATGCGCTATCGGGCGCAAATGATGGGAGCAGCTTTTCAGATCAATAATCTCCCCACAAGAGGAACTCATATCCGCTGCGCAGTGCCAGTGACGCGGGTATAA
- a CDS encoding response regulator transcription factor — protein sequence MTTPSSHPSHRILLVEDHPMFREHLGQILKKELGVTICGEADNVKDAWALIESQKPDIAIVDITLRGGASGLELLKEIKAHDLNTAVLILSMHDEDLYAERALRAGARGYITKNEASSEVVNAVRRVLQGEVYASQHVTSRMLQRVTASNRRHGTELSGLETLADRELEVFQMLGQGKSTKEIAQAIHLGESTIETYRARIKDKLQLRSAAELYLRAGQWVRDHGA from the coding sequence ATGACGACGCCATCATCTCACCCCTCCCACAGAATCCTTCTTGTGGAGGATCACCCCATGTTTCGCGAGCACCTCGGCCAAATCCTCAAAAAGGAACTCGGAGTGACCATCTGCGGAGAAGCCGATAATGTGAAAGATGCCTGGGCACTCATCGAATCGCAAAAACCCGACATCGCCATCGTGGACATCACGCTGCGTGGTGGAGCCAGTGGGCTCGAGCTCCTCAAAGAAATCAAAGCGCACGATCTCAATACTGCCGTACTCATCCTCTCCATGCACGATGAAGATCTTTACGCCGAGAGAGCGTTGCGAGCTGGAGCCAGAGGCTACATCACTAAAAATGAAGCCTCCTCAGAGGTCGTCAATGCCGTGCGTCGCGTCCTCCAAGGCGAGGTTTATGCCAGTCAACACGTCACCTCACGCATGCTCCAGCGAGTCACCGCCTCCAACAGACGTCACGGCACAGAACTCTCAGGTCTCGAAACCCTCGCGGATCGTGAATTGGAGGTGTTTCAAATGCTAGGCCAAGGCAAAAGCACCAAAGAAATCGCACAAGCCATCCACCTCGGTGAATCTACCATCGAAACCTACCGCGCTCGAATCAAAGACAAGCTCCAGCTTCGCAGCGCAGCGGAGCTCTATCTCCGCGCTGGTCAGTGGGTGCGCGATCACGGAGCTTAA
- a CDS encoding transposase, translating to MNAHSLPETPPLSERELNHANRRLPDPEQGGAHALPTADLDQNGLKWVEAKTSLYPYDTGWKGRRRRVLGGGGFRSHCYHVMSRTCGGAVHFDAVEKEALRKILLRLAEFSGVRVLTYCVMKNHFHVLAEVPEQNSWVGRFSGSEGEQRLMRHLRILYSKSYVDQLKSELADWRGRGFEKMADSKLASILRRFCDLPTFMKEVKERFSRWYNKRHKRKGTLWMDRFRSVLVEGKGDALRAVAAYIDLNPVRAGITSDPKEYRWCGYAEALAGDPMMRSGICRAMGEVEDGWERYSVRERYRDLLFDGGVEVRDSKDKVIRKGVPRRLAEQVHRDGGRLSLRELVAQRVRYFSDGAALGGREFVQRVFEDFRGMFSPRRVVGPRRIPHVESPLYSLRTLGKGNEGAVA from the coding sequence ATGAATGCGCACTCTCTGCCCGAAACCCCGCCTTTATCTGAAAGGGAGCTGAATCATGCAAATCGTCGTCTTCCTGATCCTGAGCAGGGTGGAGCCCATGCGCTGCCCACTGCTGATCTGGATCAAAATGGCCTCAAATGGGTGGAGGCGAAGACTTCTCTTTATCCCTACGATACGGGTTGGAAAGGCCGTAGAAGGCGGGTGCTTGGGGGCGGTGGGTTTCGATCACATTGCTATCATGTGATGTCTCGCACTTGCGGAGGGGCTGTTCATTTTGATGCGGTAGAGAAGGAGGCTCTACGGAAGATTCTCCTTCGCCTAGCGGAGTTTTCTGGGGTGCGAGTGCTGACTTATTGTGTGATGAAAAACCACTTCCATGTGCTGGCGGAGGTGCCCGAGCAAAATTCATGGGTGGGACGCTTTTCGGGCTCGGAGGGAGAGCAGCGATTGATGCGCCATCTGCGGATTCTTTATAGCAAGAGCTACGTGGATCAGTTGAAGTCAGAGCTTGCTGATTGGCGCGGACGTGGATTTGAAAAAATGGCAGACAGTAAGCTCGCTAGCATCCTTCGGCGTTTCTGTGATCTGCCGACTTTCATGAAGGAGGTGAAGGAACGCTTCAGCCGATGGTATAATAAGCGCCACAAGCGAAAAGGCACGCTTTGGATGGATCGCTTTAGGAGTGTCTTGGTCGAGGGGAAGGGGGATGCACTCCGTGCTGTGGCCGCCTATATCGATTTAAATCCTGTGCGTGCGGGCATCACGTCTGATCCAAAGGAGTATCGCTGGTGTGGTTATGCAGAAGCCTTGGCTGGAGATCCGATGATGCGCTCTGGCATATGCAGGGCAATGGGAGAGGTAGAGGATGGATGGGAACGATACTCTGTGCGGGAGAGGTATCGTGATCTGTTATTTGATGGCGGCGTTGAGGTGCGTGATTCAAAGGATAAAGTCATCCGCAAAGGTGTGCCGAGGAGGTTGGCTGAGCAGGTTCATCGGGATGGTGGAAGATTGAGTCTGCGTGAGCTTGTGGCGCAGCGAGTTCGCTATTTTAGCGATGGGGCCGCGCTTGGGGGCAGAGAGTTTGTGCAGCGTGTGTTCGAGGATTTTCGGGGGATGTTTAGCCCCCGGCGAGTTGTTGGCCCGAGGCGTATTCCCCATGTCGAGTCGCCGCTATATTCCCTTCGCACTCTGGGGAAGGGGAATGAGGGGGCGGTGGCTTAA
- a CDS encoding PQQ-dependent sugar dehydrogenase, with protein MRVYEKLTTERPIAVVSPPDGTQRLFLALQRGQVLILPKDEAASEAPTFLDLSPRGMEAKDGLFEEGLNGLAFHPSFKDNGLFYLCYTMQKPKRLVVSEMKAVGDKADEKSERVLLEVPLVNWNHHGGNILLGPDGFLYIGVGDTSKRNGELKMSQLNAVLVGKILRIDVNSREYHGAYGIPADNPYASGVNALPQIFANGIRNPWGLSFDAHGHLWCADVGQDLWEEINWLTLGGNYGWQYREGSAAFSLNTDTPPADAKLIDPVFAYNHGEGLSITGGFVYSGKALPELSGAYVYGDFVLGKVWALKVDSSGKVMSNDLLFTSPQTPADNPKQKPAVLIKPTAFCADAAGEVLVLDWNGAIYRLSK; from the coding sequence GTGCGCGTTTACGAGAAACTAACTACCGAGCGTCCCATTGCTGTGGTGAGCCCACCTGATGGGACACAAAGGCTGTTTTTGGCCCTTCAGCGTGGACAGGTTTTGATCCTCCCAAAGGATGAAGCAGCTAGCGAAGCGCCAACTTTCCTTGATCTGAGTCCTAGAGGCATGGAAGCGAAGGATGGTCTATTTGAAGAAGGACTCAATGGCCTTGCCTTTCACCCGAGCTTCAAAGACAACGGCCTTTTCTACCTGTGCTATACGATGCAGAAACCAAAACGCCTTGTGGTTTCAGAGATGAAGGCAGTTGGTGATAAAGCTGACGAGAAAAGTGAGCGTGTGCTTTTGGAGGTGCCTCTGGTGAACTGGAATCATCACGGTGGTAATATCCTCCTCGGACCAGATGGTTTTCTATATATTGGGGTCGGTGACACCTCGAAGCGGAATGGCGAGCTCAAGATGTCTCAGCTCAATGCCGTGCTTGTGGGGAAGATCCTTCGTATTGACGTCAATAGCCGCGAGTATCACGGCGCATACGGCATCCCTGCTGATAATCCGTATGCCAGTGGCGTGAACGCGCTCCCGCAGATTTTTGCCAATGGGATTCGTAATCCATGGGGGCTCAGTTTCGATGCCCATGGCCATCTATGGTGTGCAGATGTCGGTCAGGATCTGTGGGAGGAGATCAATTGGCTTACGCTAGGCGGGAACTATGGTTGGCAGTATCGCGAAGGTTCAGCGGCATTCTCACTCAATACGGACACTCCACCGGCGGATGCCAAGCTGATTGATCCAGTGTTTGCCTACAATCATGGCGAAGGTTTGAGCATCACAGGTGGTTTTGTTTACAGTGGTAAAGCGCTTCCCGAGTTGTCAGGGGCGTATGTTTATGGCGACTTCGTGCTGGGCAAAGTCTGGGCTCTCAAAGTGGACTCTTCAGGGAAAGTGATGAGCAATGATCTCCTCTTTACCAGCCCCCAGACTCCTGCGGATAATCCGAAGCAGAAGCCAGCCGTGCTCATCAAGCCGACAGCGTTCTGCGCGGATGCAGCCGGCGAGGTGCTCGTCTTGGACTGGAATGGCGCGATCTATCGGCTCAGTAAATGA